One segment of Herbaspirillum hiltneri N3 DNA contains the following:
- a CDS encoding PhzF family phenazine biosynthesis protein: protein MQVDAQIVNAFIDGTAGGNPAGVVLDADALTTEQKLHIARQLGLSETAFVSSSQSATVKLEFFTPTRQIPHCGHATIATFSLLHKLGIIGEGNFSKESIDGNLDILIAGEMVFMEQRAPQYRALDAAGSGLAARIAASLGLAPGQLHAGLAPTVVNTGNAFLIVPLPDEQTVSVARPDAALIEEISNELDVIGYYVYSDMTTVSGRHAGVRMFSPRFGIPEESATGTAAGPLACYLHDHGGVKDHEIIIEQGYLMQPPSPSVIKVKLTVDDGRITQLMAGGTAKATRLIKLDV, encoded by the coding sequence TTGCAGGTCGACGCACAGATCGTTAACGCCTTCATTGACGGCACGGCCGGCGGCAATCCTGCCGGCGTTGTCCTCGACGCCGATGCACTGACCACCGAACAGAAACTCCACATCGCCCGCCAGCTCGGCTTGTCCGAGACCGCTTTCGTGTCTTCCTCGCAAAGCGCTACGGTCAAGCTCGAATTCTTCACACCGACGCGGCAGATCCCGCATTGCGGTCACGCCACCATCGCCACGTTCTCCTTGCTGCACAAGCTCGGCATCATCGGCGAAGGCAATTTTTCCAAAGAGTCCATCGACGGCAACCTCGATATCCTGATTGCCGGCGAGATGGTGTTCATGGAGCAGCGCGCGCCACAGTACCGTGCGCTCGATGCCGCCGGCTCCGGCTTGGCCGCGCGCATTGCCGCCTCGCTCGGCCTGGCGCCAGGGCAGTTGCACGCCGGTCTTGCACCGACCGTGGTGAACACCGGCAACGCCTTCCTGATCGTGCCCTTGCCGGATGAGCAGACGGTCTCGGTTGCGCGACCGGATGCAGCGCTGATTGAAGAGATCAGCAATGAACTCGACGTGATCGGTTACTACGTGTACTCGGACATGACCACGGTGAGCGGCCGCCATGCCGGCGTGCGCATGTTTTCGCCGCGCTTCGGCATCCCGGAGGAATCGGCTACCGGTACCGCAGCCGGACCGTTGGCATGCTACCTGCACGACCACGGCGGGGTGAAGGACCACGAAATCATCATCGAGCAAGGCTACCTGATGCAACCGCCTTCGCCGAGCGTGATCAAGGTCAAGCTGACCGTGGACGACGGCCGCATCACGCAGCTGATGGCAGGCGGCACTGCAAAAGCGACACGCCTGATCAAGCTGGACGTATAG